A genomic window from Streptomyces mirabilis includes:
- a CDS encoding FAD-dependent monooxygenase: protein MNRLEEAGVVGQHTPVLIVGGSLVGLSTSLFLGRLGVPHLLVERHSGTSIHPRGRGNNVRTMELFRVAGVQRRIEEAASVLAENHGIMQTPTLVGDAGEWLFKEIDPGGGLARFSPGAWCLCSQNDLEPVLLKSARELGGDLRFSTEMLSFEQDAHGITAQLKSRETGEHSTVRADYLVAADGPRSPIRERLAIGQNGPGDLFHNVSVTFTSRGLADVVGDRRFIVCYLTNPEADGALLPVDNEEHWVFHAPWHPEHGETLEEFTDERCADHIRRAVGVPDLDVRITGRAAWHAAERVAERYSDGRVFLAGDSAHEMSPTGAFGSNTGIQDGHNLAWKLAAVLGGWAGPGLLKSYDAERRPVAEATSARASSRSVEHSHPGYIPAPGAAGPGGKKGGILNVALAYRYPRGAVLGADQSAPIVPDGLRLTGEPGSRAPHMWLDRAGTRVSTLDLYERSMVLLTSSDKWHSAAKDVAQRLSVPLDAYRIGSGADAELSPASDADWAEVHGVTEDGAVLVRPDGFVAWRSEGPSASPETALREALTAILDRG, encoded by the coding sequence ATGAACCGATTGGAAGAGGCCGGCGTGGTCGGTCAGCACACGCCGGTCCTCATCGTCGGCGGCTCCCTGGTGGGCCTGTCCACCTCGCTGTTCCTGGGCCGGCTTGGTGTGCCCCACCTGCTGGTCGAACGCCATTCGGGCACCTCGATCCATCCGCGCGGACGCGGCAACAACGTGCGCACGATGGAGCTGTTCCGGGTGGCCGGGGTGCAGCGGCGCATCGAGGAGGCGGCGTCGGTCCTGGCGGAGAACCACGGCATCATGCAGACGCCGACACTGGTGGGCGACGCCGGTGAGTGGCTGTTCAAGGAGATCGACCCGGGCGGCGGGCTCGCCCGCTTCAGCCCCGGCGCGTGGTGCCTGTGCAGCCAGAACGACCTGGAGCCGGTGCTGCTGAAGAGCGCCCGGGAACTGGGCGGGGACCTGCGCTTCTCCACCGAGATGCTGTCGTTCGAGCAGGACGCGCACGGGATCACCGCGCAGCTCAAGAGCCGGGAGACGGGCGAGCACAGCACCGTCCGCGCGGACTACCTGGTCGCGGCGGACGGCCCGCGCAGCCCGATCCGCGAGCGGCTCGCCATCGGGCAGAACGGACCGGGTGACCTCTTCCACAACGTGAGCGTCACATTCACCTCCCGGGGCCTCGCGGACGTCGTCGGCGACCGGCGCTTCATCGTCTGCTACCTGACCAACCCGGAGGCCGACGGGGCGCTCCTGCCGGTCGACAACGAGGAGCACTGGGTCTTCCACGCGCCCTGGCACCCCGAACACGGCGAGACCCTGGAGGAGTTCACCGACGAGCGGTGCGCGGACCACATCCGACGCGCCGTGGGCGTGCCCGATCTCGATGTGCGGATCACCGGCAGGGCCGCCTGGCACGCCGCCGAGCGGGTCGCCGAGCGCTACTCGGACGGCAGGGTGTTCCTGGCCGGCGACTCGGCCCACGAGATGTCCCCCACCGGTGCGTTCGGCTCCAACACCGGAATCCAGGACGGGCACAACCTCGCCTGGAAACTGGCCGCGGTGCTGGGCGGCTGGGCGGGCCCCGGACTGCTGAAGTCCTACGACGCCGAGCGCCGCCCGGTCGCGGAGGCGACCAGCGCCCGCGCCTCGTCGCGTTCGGTCGAGCACAGCCACCCCGGGTACATCCCCGCCCCGGGAGCCGCCGGCCCCGGCGGCAAGAAGGGCGGCATCCTCAACGTGGCGCTGGCCTACCGCTATCCGCGCGGCGCGGTCCTGGGCGCCGACCAGTCGGCGCCGATCGTCCCCGACGGCCTGCGCCTGACCGGCGAACCCGGCAGCCGGGCACCGCACATGTGGCTGGACCGCGCCGGCACCCGGGTCTCCACCCTCGACCTGTACGAGCGGTCCATGGTGCTCCTGACCTCGTCGGACAAGTGGCACAGCGCTGCGAAGGACGTCGCCCAGCGGCTGTCCGTCCCGCTCGACGCGTACCGGATCGGCAGCGGCGCCGACGCGGAGCTCTCCCCCGCGAGCGACGCGGACTGGGCGGAGGTGCACGGCGTCACCGAGGACGGAGCGGTGCTGGTCCGCCCCGACGGATTCGTCGCCTGGCGCTCCGAGGGCCCGTCGGCGAGCCCCGAGACGGCACTGCGGGAGGCCCTCACCGCGATCCTGGACCGGGGCTGA
- a CDS encoding SchA/CurD-like domain-containing protein, which yields MTTSGRISQSAFDGSRLRVILLLDLYEGAQEQFLDAYEHMRNQVASVPGHLSDQLCQSIENPSQWLITSEWESAPPFLAWVNSEEHVETVRPMHNCVRDTRSMRYSILRETSPAQPHGQKSAKAGMQVEARVGEGVARHALTFTVKPGTESKVAEILAGYESPQAQVDDTTRLRRTSLFMHGNRVVRAVEVEGDLMAALRHVARQPEVRAVEEAINPYLEQDRDLRDPDSARVFFTRAALPSVHHVTAGRKAPEDVRRHALYYPAKPGCGMELARLLAHQDEAAAEDPKSPVYRSTVFQRDDIVVRLIDVTGELDADPVAALGVKGAKKAAELERLLDGAAIGVEGSLETERNINRLLSHVDMMPVTDRSADS from the coding sequence ATGACTACTTCGGGACGTATATCGCAATCGGCGTTCGACGGCTCCAGGCTTCGGGTGATCCTGCTGCTCGACCTGTACGAAGGAGCCCAGGAGCAGTTCCTCGATGCGTACGAGCACATGCGCAATCAGGTCGCGTCCGTTCCCGGACATCTCAGCGACCAGCTCTGCCAGTCGATCGAGAACCCCTCGCAGTGGCTCATCACCAGCGAATGGGAGAGCGCCCCGCCCTTCCTCGCCTGGGTGAACAGCGAGGAGCACGTCGAGACGGTCCGGCCGATGCACAACTGCGTCCGGGACACCCGCTCGATGCGCTACAGCATCCTTCGGGAGACCAGCCCCGCCCAGCCGCACGGCCAGAAGTCGGCCAAGGCGGGTATGCAGGTCGAGGCCCGGGTGGGCGAAGGTGTGGCACGCCATGCCCTCACCTTCACCGTCAAGCCGGGTACCGAGTCGAAGGTCGCGGAGATCCTCGCCGGGTACGAGTCGCCCCAGGCCCAGGTCGACGACACCACACGGCTGCGGCGCACCTCCCTCTTCATGCACGGCAACCGTGTCGTGCGTGCGGTGGAGGTGGAGGGCGACCTCATGGCGGCACTGCGTCACGTCGCCCGTCAGCCCGAGGTACGGGCGGTCGAGGAGGCCATCAACCCGTACCTGGAGCAGGACCGGGATCTGAGGGACCCCGACTCGGCGCGGGTCTTCTTCACCCGGGCCGCGCTGCCGTCCGTGCACCACGTGACGGCCGGCCGCAAGGCGCCCGAGGACGTGCGCCGTCACGCGCTCTACTACCCGGCCAAGCCAGGCTGCGGGATGGAGCTGGCCAGGTTGCTCGCCCACCAGGACGAAGCCGCGGCGGAGGACCCGAAGAGCCCGGTGTACCGGAGCACGGTCTTCCAGCGCGACGACATCGTGGTGCGTCTCATCGACGTGACGGGCGAGCTGGACGCGGACCCCGTCGCCGCGCTCGGTGTCAAGGGCGCGAAGAAGGCCGCGGAGCTGGAGCGTCTCCTCGACGGTGCCGCGATCGGCGTCGAGGGCTCCCTGGAGACGGAACGCAACATCAACCGCCTCCTGTCGCACGTCGACATGATGCCCGTCACCGACCGCTCGGCGGATTCCTGA
- a CDS encoding cupin domain-containing protein, producing MFKKHPRIVDLSETEPNRRRGGDIRAMLTPATAGSTSGFMGLALIQPGERIGEHYHPYSEEFVYVVNGALEVDLDGDTFALRPDQGLLIPINMRHRFRNVGDTEARMVFHLGPLAPRPSLGHVDTEVTDDTAPGPEFATAGADLSAPDHGQPSERSGAIK from the coding sequence ATGTTCAAGAAGCATCCACGCATCGTGGACCTGAGCGAGACGGAACCCAACCGCAGGCGCGGAGGCGACATCCGGGCCATGCTCACGCCCGCCACGGCGGGGTCCACCAGCGGCTTCATGGGCCTGGCCCTCATCCAGCCCGGCGAGCGTATCGGTGAGCACTACCACCCGTACTCCGAGGAGTTCGTGTACGTCGTCAACGGCGCCCTCGAAGTGGACCTGGACGGCGACACCTTCGCCCTGCGGCCCGATCAGGGTCTGCTGATCCCGATCAACATGCGGCACCGCTTCCGCAACGTCGGCGACACGGAAGCCCGCATGGTCTTCCACCTGGGCCCGCTCGCTCCGCGTCCGAGCCTCGGCCACGTCGACACGGAGGTGACCGACGACACCGCGCCCGGCCCCGAGTTCGCCACCGCCGGGGCGGACCTGTCCGCGCCGGACCACGGACAGCCGTCCGAGCGAAGTGGGGCCATAAAGTGA
- a CDS encoding beta-ketoacyl-[acyl-carrier-protein] synthase family protein: protein MTRRVAVTGVGVVAPGGTGATAFWDLLSNGRTATRGISLFDPAGLRSRIAAECDFDPLAHGLDPELSEHADRYIQFAVVAAGEAVRDSGLDTGKEDPWRVAVSLGSAVGGTTRLEHDYVQVSERGRRWDVDHRAADPQLHLAFSPSTLASVVAEEFGAQGPVQTVSTGCTSGLDAVGYAFHTIEEGRADVCIAGASDSPISPITMACFDAIKATSPDNDDPEHASRPFDAHRNGFVMGEGGAVLVLEEYEHARARGAHIYCEISGYATYGNAYHMTGLTSEGLEMARAIDTTLDQARLDPTLIDYVNAHGSGTRQNDRHETAAVKRSLGEHAYKTPMSSIKSMVGHSLGAIGAIEVVACVLALKHQVVPPTANYETPDPECDLDYVPRTARPRKLSNVLSVGSGFGGFQSAVLLTGPGGRNR from the coding sequence GTGACCCGGCGGGTGGCCGTCACCGGTGTCGGTGTGGTCGCTCCGGGCGGCACCGGGGCGACGGCGTTCTGGGACCTCCTGTCCAACGGCCGCACCGCGACCCGCGGCATCTCGCTGTTCGACCCGGCGGGCCTGCGGTCCCGCATAGCCGCCGAATGCGACTTCGACCCGCTCGCGCACGGCCTCGACCCGGAGCTGAGTGAACACGCCGACCGGTACATCCAGTTCGCCGTGGTCGCGGCCGGGGAAGCCGTCCGCGACTCCGGACTCGACACCGGCAAGGAGGACCCCTGGCGGGTCGCGGTCTCCCTGGGCAGCGCCGTCGGCGGCACCACCCGCCTGGAACACGACTACGTCCAGGTCAGCGAACGGGGCCGGCGGTGGGACGTGGACCACCGCGCGGCCGACCCGCAGCTGCACCTGGCGTTCTCGCCCAGCACGCTGGCCTCGGTCGTCGCCGAGGAGTTCGGTGCCCAGGGACCGGTGCAGACCGTCTCCACCGGCTGCACCTCCGGACTCGACGCGGTCGGCTACGCCTTCCACACCATCGAGGAGGGCCGGGCGGACGTCTGCATAGCCGGAGCGTCGGACTCTCCGATATCCCCGATCACCATGGCGTGCTTCGACGCCATCAAGGCCACCTCACCCGACAACGACGACCCCGAGCACGCCTCCCGGCCCTTCGACGCCCACCGCAACGGCTTCGTCATGGGTGAGGGCGGCGCGGTACTGGTCCTGGAGGAGTACGAGCACGCCCGAGCCCGCGGCGCGCACATCTACTGCGAGATAAGCGGCTACGCCACCTACGGCAACGCCTACCACATGACCGGTCTGACCAGCGAGGGGCTGGAGATGGCCCGGGCGATCGACACCACGCTCGACCAGGCCCGCCTCGACCCCACCCTGATCGACTACGTCAACGCGCACGGCTCGGGCACCCGACAGAACGACCGGCACGAGACCGCCGCGGTCAAGCGGTCCCTGGGCGAGCACGCCTACAAGACGCCCATGAGCTCCATCAAGTCCATGGTGGGGCACTCGCTGGGCGCGATCGGCGCGATAGAGGTCGTCGCCTGCGTCCTCGCCCTGAAGCACCAAGTGGTGCCGCCCACGGCGAACTACGAAACTCCCGACCCCGAGTGCGACCTGGACTACGTGCCGCGCACCGCACGCCCGCGGAAGCTGAGCAACGTGCTCTCCGTGGGCAGCGGATTCGGCGGATTCCAGTCCGCGGTGCTCCTGACCGGGCCGGGTGGGAGGAACCGATGA
- a CDS encoding ketosynthase chain-length factor, which yields MTTLRTQRPRRAAITGIGVIAPNGLRADAYWKSVREGLVVLDRITREGCEHLPLRIAGEVRAFDAAALIEERFLVQTDRFSHFAMAATVLALDDAGLGQGDPADPYDIGVITAAGSGGGEFGQRELQKLWGQGSRYVGPYQSIAWFYAASTGQISIRGGFKGPCGVVASDEAGGLDSIALAARGVRRGTGAVVVGSAEAPLAPYSMVCQLGYPEISTAEDPGQAYRPFTAGARGFAPAEGGAMLVVEDETRARERGAAVRAIVAGHGATFTGASRWERSREGLAHAIRGALDEAGCAPEEIDVVFADALGVPEADRAEALAIADALGKHGTRVPVTAPKTGIGRAYCGAPVLDTAAAVLAMENGQVPPTPNVFDICHDLDLVMSSARPTELHTALVLSRGLMGSNAALVVRRGGDSAR from the coding sequence ATGACCACTCTGCGCACTCAGCGCCCCCGGCGCGCGGCCATCACCGGCATCGGTGTGATCGCGCCCAACGGACTGCGCGCCGACGCGTACTGGAAGTCCGTCAGAGAAGGCCTCGTCGTCCTGGACCGGATCACCCGCGAGGGATGCGAGCACCTGCCGCTCCGTATCGCGGGCGAGGTCCGGGCCTTCGACGCCGCGGCCCTCATCGAGGAGCGGTTCCTCGTCCAGACGGACCGTTTCAGCCACTTCGCGATGGCGGCGACCGTGCTCGCCCTCGACGACGCCGGCCTTGGTCAGGGTGACCCCGCGGACCCGTACGACATCGGCGTGATCACCGCCGCCGGATCAGGTGGCGGCGAGTTCGGACAGCGCGAGCTCCAGAAGCTGTGGGGCCAGGGATCCCGGTACGTGGGCCCGTACCAGTCCATCGCCTGGTTCTACGCCGCCAGCACCGGCCAGATCTCCATCCGGGGCGGCTTCAAGGGACCGTGTGGAGTGGTCGCGAGCGACGAGGCGGGTGGCCTGGACTCCATCGCGCTCGCCGCCCGGGGTGTACGGCGCGGCACCGGCGCGGTGGTCGTCGGATCCGCGGAGGCCCCCCTCGCCCCGTACTCGATGGTGTGCCAGCTCGGATACCCCGAGATCAGCACCGCCGAGGATCCCGGTCAGGCCTATCGGCCCTTCACCGCGGGAGCGCGCGGCTTCGCTCCCGCGGAGGGGGGAGCCATGCTCGTCGTGGAGGACGAGACCCGCGCCCGTGAGCGCGGGGCGGCCGTCCGGGCCATCGTGGCCGGCCATGGGGCCACGTTCACCGGAGCCTCCCGTTGGGAGCGGTCCAGAGAGGGTCTCGCCCACGCGATCCGTGGCGCCCTCGACGAGGCCGGCTGCGCTCCGGAGGAGATCGACGTCGTGTTCGCCGACGCCCTGGGCGTTCCGGAGGCGGACCGCGCCGAAGCCCTGGCCATTGCCGACGCCCTCGGTAAGCACGGCACCCGGGTCCCCGTCACGGCGCCCAAGACGGGCATCGGGCGGGCCTACTGCGGGGCACCCGTGCTGGACACCGCGGCCGCGGTGCTCGCCATGGAGAACGGCCAGGTACCCCCCACCCCCAACGTGTTCGACATCTGCCACGACCTCGACCTGGTGATGTCGAGCGCTCGTCCCACCGAGCTGCACACGGCCCTGGTCCTCAGCAGGGGACTGATGGGCTCCAACGCGGCGCTGGTAGTGCGCCGTGGCGGCGACTCCGCCCGATAG
- a CDS encoding phosphopantetheine-binding protein, which yields MITTEVTLIELASLMKKAAGVSVDPEDLEKSSDSPFGTLGLDSLGLLGIVGELENRYSQPLPPDAERCKTPREFLDLVNNTLKAGA from the coding sequence ATGATCACCACCGAAGTGACCCTCATCGAACTGGCCTCGCTGATGAAGAAGGCGGCCGGTGTCTCCGTCGACCCCGAGGACCTCGAGAAGTCGTCCGACTCCCCGTTCGGCACCCTCGGCCTCGACTCCCTCGGCCTGCTCGGCATCGTCGGTGAGCTGGAGAACCGGTACAGCCAGCCGCTGCCCCCCGACGCCGAGCGCTGCAAGACCCCCCGTGAGTTCCTCGACCTCGTCAACAACACCCTCAAGGCTGGAGCCTGA
- a CDS encoding SRPBCC family protein, protein MAGHTENSITIDAPLDLVWDITNDIENWPQLFSEYASLEVLSRDGDTTKFRLTMHPDENGKVWSWVSERTVDRARRTVRARRVETGPFDHMNIRWEYEETPEGTHMHWVQDFAMKPEAPVDDAWMTDNINRNSRVQMELIRDRIEKVARDRQNAPMPG, encoded by the coding sequence GTGGCAGGACACACCGAGAACAGCATCACCATCGACGCCCCTCTCGACCTCGTCTGGGACATCACCAACGACATCGAGAACTGGCCGCAGCTCTTCAGCGAGTACGCGTCCCTGGAAGTGCTCTCCCGCGACGGCGACACGACGAAGTTCCGCCTGACCATGCACCCGGACGAGAACGGCAAGGTCTGGAGCTGGGTCTCGGAGCGGACCGTGGACCGCGCCAGGCGGACGGTCCGCGCCCGCCGCGTCGAGACGGGCCCCTTCGACCACATGAACATCCGGTGGGAGTACGAGGAGACCCCCGAGGGCACCCACATGCACTGGGTGCAGGACTTCGCGATGAAGCCCGAGGCCCCGGTCGACGACGCCTGGATGACGGACAACATCAACCGCAACTCCCGCGTCCAGATGGAGCTCATCCGGGACCGGATCGAGAAGGTCGCCCGCGACCGTCAGAACGCGCCGATGCCCGGCTGA
- a CDS encoding TcmI family type II polyketide cyclase — MHHALIVARMAPDSAPAIADVFAASDRGELPHLIGVKRRSLFQFGDVYMHLIEADKDPAPAIAKVVGHPEFRSVSEQLSAYVSAYDPQTWRSPKDAMAQCFYRWERDAVS; from the coding sequence ATGCACCACGCCCTCATCGTCGCGCGCATGGCGCCCGACTCGGCCCCGGCGATCGCCGATGTGTTCGCCGCCTCCGACCGCGGTGAACTCCCGCACCTGATCGGCGTCAAGCGGCGCAGCCTCTTCCAGTTCGGTGATGTGTACATGCACCTCATCGAAGCCGACAAGGACCCGGCGCCCGCCATCGCGAAGGTGGTCGGGCACCCCGAGTTCCGGAGCGTCAGCGAGCAGCTGTCGGCGTACGTCAGCGCGTACGACCCGCAGACGTGGCGCAGCCCCAAGGACGCCATGGCCCAGTGCTTCTACCGCTGGGAGCGGGACGCCGTCTCCTGA
- a CDS encoding methyltransferase produces the protein MTTVDPAPPSTVDPAPPPPSMRLRELAFGAACAAAVRAAARLGVADALGDTPMRVEDLAATVRAQPKTLRRLLRALSCQGVFTELPDGTFAHTEMSRLLREDDPHSLRYIALWCTEPWTWNVWPKLDEAVRSGRNVFEDVYEREFFDYLNEEAPESAYVFNRAMTTSSEQSARDVANLLDLRGVSSVADIGGGQGQVLVSLLEKHPGMHGTLLDLPGVVENADPRLRGGGSLAERVRVVAGDCREDIPVQADLYIIKNILEWDDDSTRRALANIRKAARPGARVVVIENLVDDTPSMRFTTAMDLLLLLNVGGAKHTRQSMVDRLTDAGLVINEFRPVNAYLHAFECTIPS, from the coding sequence ATGACCACTGTTGATCCGGCTCCCCCGAGCACGGTCGACCCGGCTCCCCCACCACCGTCCATGCGGCTGCGGGAGCTCGCCTTCGGAGCGGCGTGCGCCGCCGCCGTACGGGCGGCCGCCCGCCTCGGCGTGGCGGACGCCCTGGGCGACACGCCCATGCGCGTGGAGGACCTGGCGGCGACGGTGAGGGCCCAGCCGAAGACCCTGCGGCGGCTGCTGCGCGCGCTGTCCTGCCAGGGGGTCTTCACCGAACTCCCGGACGGCACCTTCGCGCACACGGAGATGTCCCGGCTGCTGCGCGAGGACGACCCGCACAGCCTCCGCTACATCGCGCTGTGGTGCACCGAGCCGTGGACGTGGAACGTCTGGCCGAAGCTCGACGAGGCGGTGCGCTCCGGCCGGAACGTCTTCGAGGATGTGTACGAGCGGGAGTTCTTCGACTACCTCAACGAAGAGGCCCCGGAGTCGGCGTACGTGTTCAACCGGGCCATGACGACGTCCAGCGAGCAGTCGGCGCGGGACGTGGCGAACCTTCTCGATCTGCGAGGCGTGTCCTCGGTCGCGGACATCGGCGGCGGTCAGGGCCAGGTCCTGGTCAGCCTGCTGGAGAAGCACCCCGGGATGCACGGCACGCTGCTCGACCTGCCGGGAGTGGTGGAGAACGCCGATCCCCGACTGCGCGGCGGCGGTTCGCTGGCCGAGCGGGTGCGCGTCGTGGCCGGTGACTGCCGGGAGGACATCCCCGTCCAGGCGGACCTCTACATCATCAAGAACATCCTGGAGTGGGACGACGACAGCACCCGCAGGGCGCTGGCCAACATCCGCAAGGCGGCGCGGCCCGGTGCCCGCGTCGTCGTCATCGAGAACCTCGTGGACGACACCCCGTCGATGCGGTTCACCACGGCCATGGACCTGCTGCTGCTCCTCAATGTCGGTGGTGCGAAGCACACCCGGCAGAGCATGGTCGACCGGCTGACGGACGCGGGGCTCGTCATCAACGAGTTCCGTCCGGTCAACGCGTATCTGCACGCCTTCGAGTGCACGATCCCCAGCTGA